A stretch of the Denticeps clupeoides chromosome 6, fDenClu1.1, whole genome shotgun sequence genome encodes the following:
- the LOC114792576 gene encoding uncharacterized protein LOC114792576 isoform X4: MCADPPNMGRKAADLSTPVPVLGVPALVGVRGWRSAEVDRPAGLAWSHQCSVAVQTSPVTRTLHSQVETKQPDRCISPLMNRVSKLSNGSIPQIDKVDKDRPMKGNVGRGTTNIDTDTKTKKGVTFEVLVNEITEDITSKSPKVDIKFYAKAIKTNPYLPSTSRNSKNLVRREHWYTNGSVVNSELIGGICSDTDETNSPPLQKSAQTKQRAVAHAGKRLPPGPPPCRAPPHICTHCGGRQAPTLQASLDQMKDLTFNTPAVIPIQTPGCQRPSTHRQSEGTIKSLTPRQVSRDCRLPPTRNGPTNTHFPLQPIININKDGKPNIHVSQTSMQEKDAKMTRVIPLFASNSLCTSLPPTTQIQPCPDRPPAHPPAPQAIMFSTVSQEKRTHFSTHHHSALFQATQLPWPNTLELIPQSDTSTSAWINAQNAGQPQTKIKMHSTCTNSSLTYSCSDLDSRLSTNKDARTCVRAHMPSDKHPKRTDGISVSPHKNMSHSHSSSSLKSAQNQYENANPPSTDCSIRHNDLFDHSDIKPQTNDSISAKDELIAENAHTKTECVKEPHTIINIHPLHKKDFMNLKPNHILHDTHLKHLIEDTPSASVHVKSQTIPSAETPPTAINIPHSGINTLKKTSVPFYPIPTSSNTEDMKQGLNFQHNSRHVMAKPASTAQTITGYIYSPENQEKNQQESSTATTTQPYIPNKLTHSHPPSTALLLPSSPQCEEPHNPTQQLMNVEASLRANQEKISTLLNIIQDLEMNQAVSKGFCLCFSRRCFQTGQDLGDCPTCQETACIVYSVEYDFRQQERSFQNILKFLDEDDEPQPNVPPALSLNLPLPPKLQAGISAKSKEKRKKLCKKLHKKLLKWMSHKFKPK; this comes from the exons ATGTGTGCTGACCCCCCAAATATGGGTAGAAAGGCAGCAGATCTCAGTACTCCTGTGCCTGTGCTAGGAGTTCCTGCTCTGGTTGGGGTCCGTGGATGGAGGTCAGCAGAAGTAGACAGACCTGCTGGGTTGGCATGGAGCCACCAGTGCAGCGTTGCAGTCCAAACATCCCCTGTGACCCGGACCCTCCATTCACAAGTGGAGACAAAGCAACCAGACAGGTGCATTAGCCCATTAATGAACAGAGTCTCCAAACTCTCCAATGGAAGCATCCCTCAAATAGACAAAGTTGACAAAGACAGACCAATGAAAGGCAATGTTGGAAGAGGGACTACAAATATTGACACTGACACAAAAACCAAGAAGGGTGTAACTTTTGAAGTGCTGGTTAATGAAATTACTGAAGACATTACCTCCAAGAGTCCAAAAGTGGATATAAAGTTCTATGCAAAAGCTATAAAGACAAACCCCTACCTGCCTAGTACATCTCGCAATAGCAAAAACTTGGTGAGGCGAGAACATTGGTACACCAATGGCAGTGTGGTGAACTCAGAGTTGATTGGTGGAATATGCAGCGATACAGATGAGACAAATTCCCCTCCACTGCAGAAATCTGCTCAGACTAAGCAAAGGGCAGTGGCTCATGCTGGGAAGCGGCTGCCACCTGGTCCTCCACCATGCAGGGCTCCACCACATATCTGTACCCACTGTGGTGGGAGACAGGCACCCACTCTTCAGGCCTCTCTTGATCAGATGAAGGACCTTACCTTCAATACACCAGCTGTAATCCCTATCCAAACCCCAGGGTGCCAACGTCCCTCCACCCATAGACAATCTGAAGGAACCATCAAGTCCTTGACACCACGACAAGTGTCCAGAGACTGCAGATTACCACCCACACGCAATGGCCCGACTAACACACACTTTCCCCTGCAGCCCATCATTAATATAAACAAAGACGGCAAGCCAAACATACATGTTTCTCAGACGTCCATGCaagagaaagatgcaaaaatgacCAGGGTGATTCCATTATTTGCTTCCAACAGCCTTTGTACTTCTCTTCCACCTACCACACAAATTCAACCGTGTCCAGACAGACCACCGGCTCACCCACCAGCTCCTCAGGCCATCATGTTCTCAACTGTTTCCCAAgagaaaagaacacatttttcaaCTCACCACCATTCAGCACTTTTTCAAGCAACCCAGCTCCCCTGGCCCAACACTTTAGAGCTCATTCCACAATCCGACACCTCCACATCAGCATGGATCAATGCACAGAATGCTGGCCAACCTCAAACAAAAATCAAAATGCATTCCACCTGCACAAACTCTTCTCTAACATATTCCTGTAGTGATCTAGACTCTAGACTTTCAACCAATAAAGATGCCAGAACCTGTGTAAGAGCACACATGCCTTCTGACAAGCATCCGAAACGAACAGATGGGATCTCAGTCTCTCCTCACAAAAACATGTCCCATTCACATTCTTCATCTAGCCTGAAATCTGCACAAAACCAATATGAAAATGCTAACCCTCCATCAACTGATTGTAGCATAAGACACAATGATCTTTTTGACCATTCAGATATTAAACCACAAACAAATGATTCGATCAGTGCAAAAGATGAACTTATAGCtgaaaacgcacacacaaaaacagaatgtGTTAAGGAACCTCATACAATTATTAATATCCATCCTTTACACAAGAAAGACTTTATGAACCTCAAGCCCAATCACATACTTCATGACACCCACCTAAAGCACCTCATTGAGGACACACCTAGTGCATCTGTTCATGTTAAAAGTCAGACAATTCCATCAGCAGAAACACCTCCCACAGCCATTAACATACCACACTCAGGCATTAACACTCTGAAAAAAACTTCAGTTCCATTTTATCCCATCCCCACTTCATCAAATACAGAAGACATGAAGCAAGGTTTGAACTTTCAACACAATTCTAGACACGTAATGGCAAAACCAGCAAGTACAGCACAGACCATTACAG ggtacatttacagccctgAGAACCAGGAGAAGAACCAGCAAGAGTCCAGCACTGCCACAACTACCCAACCATACATCCCCAACAAGCTCACGCACTCTCACCCTCCCAGCACAGCCCTACTCctgccctcttcaccacaaTGTGAGGAGCCTCATAATCCTACGCAGCAACTGATGAATGTGGAGGCCAGTCTAAGGGCCAATCAGGAGAAGATCTCAACTTTACTAAACATCATTCAGGACCTGGAGATGAATCAAGCAGTGAGCAAAGG tttctGTTTATGTTTCAGCCGACGCTGTTTCCAAACAGGTCAGgacctgggagactgtcccacCTGCCAGGAGACAGCCTGCATCGTCTACAG TGTGGAATATGATTTCAGACAGCAGGAGAGGAGTTTCCAGAATATCCTCAAGTTTttggatgaagatgatgaacCCCAGCCCAATGTTCCGCCCGCTCTCTCTTTAAACCTTCCACTCCCTCCCAAACTTCAGGCTGGAATCTCAGCCAAGTCAAAAGAAAAACGCAAGAAACTGTGCAAAAAACTGCACAAGAAACTGCTGAAGTGGATGTCACACAAATTTAAACCAAAGTAG
- the LOC114792576 gene encoding uncharacterized protein LOC114792576 isoform X3: MCADPPNMGRKAADLSTPVPVLGVPALVGVRGWRSAEVDRPAGLAWSHQCSVAVQTSPVTRTLHSQVETKQPDRCISPLMNRVSKLSNGSIPQIDKVDKDRPMKGNVGRGTTNIDTDTKTKKGVTFEVLVNEITEDITSKSPKVDIKFYAKAIKTNPYLPSTSRNSKNLVRREHWYTNGSVVNSELIGGICSDTDETNSPPLQKSAQTKQRAVAHAGKRLPPGPPPCRAPPHICTHCGGRQAPTLQASLDQMKDLTFNTPAVIPIQTPGCQRPSTHRQSEGTIKSLTPRQVSRDCRLPPTRNGPTNTHFPLQPIININKDGKPNIHVSQTSMQEKDAKMTRVIPLFASNSLCTSLPPTTQIQPCPDRPPAHPPAPQAIMFSTVSQEKRTHFSTHHHSALFQATQLPWPNTLELIPQSDTSTSAWINAQNAGQPQTKIKMHSTCTNSSLTYSCSDLDSRLSTNKDARTCVRAHMPSDKHPKRTDGISVSPHKNMSHSHSSSSLKSAQNQYENANPPSTDCSIRHNDLFDHSDIKPQTNDSISAKDELIAENAHTKTECVKEPHTIINIHPLHKKDFMNLKPNHILHDTHLKHLIEDTPSASVHVKSQTIPSAETPPTAINIPHSGINTLKKTSVPFYPIPTSSNTEDMKQGLNFQHNSRHVMAKPASTAQTITGTKDMAPLKRHITLEAAKKLHLAHSWTQDCPQSVTLSHTGYIYSPENQEKNQQESSTATTTQPYIPNKLTHSHPPSTALLLPSSPQCEEPHNPTQQLMNVEASLRANQEKISTLLNIIQDLEMNQAVSKGRRCFQTGQDLGDCPTCQETACIVYRQQERSFQNILKFLDEDDEPQPNVPPALSLNLPLPPKLQAGISAKSKEKRKKLCKKLHKKLLKWMSHKFKPK, encoded by the exons ATGTGTGCTGACCCCCCAAATATGGGTAGAAAGGCAGCAGATCTCAGTACTCCTGTGCCTGTGCTAGGAGTTCCTGCTCTGGTTGGGGTCCGTGGATGGAGGTCAGCAGAAGTAGACAGACCTGCTGGGTTGGCATGGAGCCACCAGTGCAGCGTTGCAGTCCAAACATCCCCTGTGACCCGGACCCTCCATTCACAAGTGGAGACAAAGCAACCAGACAGGTGCATTAGCCCATTAATGAACAGAGTCTCCAAACTCTCCAATGGAAGCATCCCTCAAATAGACAAAGTTGACAAAGACAGACCAATGAAAGGCAATGTTGGAAGAGGGACTACAAATATTGACACTGACACAAAAACCAAGAAGGGTGTAACTTTTGAAGTGCTGGTTAATGAAATTACTGAAGACATTACCTCCAAGAGTCCAAAAGTGGATATAAAGTTCTATGCAAAAGCTATAAAGACAAACCCCTACCTGCCTAGTACATCTCGCAATAGCAAAAACTTGGTGAGGCGAGAACATTGGTACACCAATGGCAGTGTGGTGAACTCAGAGTTGATTGGTGGAATATGCAGCGATACAGATGAGACAAATTCCCCTCCACTGCAGAAATCTGCTCAGACTAAGCAAAGGGCAGTGGCTCATGCTGGGAAGCGGCTGCCACCTGGTCCTCCACCATGCAGGGCTCCACCACATATCTGTACCCACTGTGGTGGGAGACAGGCACCCACTCTTCAGGCCTCTCTTGATCAGATGAAGGACCTTACCTTCAATACACCAGCTGTAATCCCTATCCAAACCCCAGGGTGCCAACGTCCCTCCACCCATAGACAATCTGAAGGAACCATCAAGTCCTTGACACCACGACAAGTGTCCAGAGACTGCAGATTACCACCCACACGCAATGGCCCGACTAACACACACTTTCCCCTGCAGCCCATCATTAATATAAACAAAGACGGCAAGCCAAACATACATGTTTCTCAGACGTCCATGCaagagaaagatgcaaaaatgacCAGGGTGATTCCATTATTTGCTTCCAACAGCCTTTGTACTTCTCTTCCACCTACCACACAAATTCAACCGTGTCCAGACAGACCACCGGCTCACCCACCAGCTCCTCAGGCCATCATGTTCTCAACTGTTTCCCAAgagaaaagaacacatttttcaaCTCACCACCATTCAGCACTTTTTCAAGCAACCCAGCTCCCCTGGCCCAACACTTTAGAGCTCATTCCACAATCCGACACCTCCACATCAGCATGGATCAATGCACAGAATGCTGGCCAACCTCAAACAAAAATCAAAATGCATTCCACCTGCACAAACTCTTCTCTAACATATTCCTGTAGTGATCTAGACTCTAGACTTTCAACCAATAAAGATGCCAGAACCTGTGTAAGAGCACACATGCCTTCTGACAAGCATCCGAAACGAACAGATGGGATCTCAGTCTCTCCTCACAAAAACATGTCCCATTCACATTCTTCATCTAGCCTGAAATCTGCACAAAACCAATATGAAAATGCTAACCCTCCATCAACTGATTGTAGCATAAGACACAATGATCTTTTTGACCATTCAGATATTAAACCACAAACAAATGATTCGATCAGTGCAAAAGATGAACTTATAGCtgaaaacgcacacacaaaaacagaatgtGTTAAGGAACCTCATACAATTATTAATATCCATCCTTTACACAAGAAAGACTTTATGAACCTCAAGCCCAATCACATACTTCATGACACCCACCTAAAGCACCTCATTGAGGACACACCTAGTGCATCTGTTCATGTTAAAAGTCAGACAATTCCATCAGCAGAAACACCTCCCACAGCCATTAACATACCACACTCAGGCATTAACACTCTGAAAAAAACTTCAGTTCCATTTTATCCCATCCCCACTTCATCAAATACAGAAGACATGAAGCAAGGTTTGAACTTTCAACACAATTCTAGACACGTAATGGCAAAACCAGCAAGTACAGCACAGACCATTACAGGTACTAAAGACATGGCACCTCTAAAAAGGCATATTACCTTGGAGGCAGCGAAAAAGTTGCACTTGGCTCATTCGTGGACCCAAGATTGTCCTCAGTCTGTCACCTTGTCCCACACAGggtacatttacagccctgAGAACCAGGAGAAGAACCAGCAAGAGTCCAGCACTGCCACAACTACCCAACCATACATCCCCAACAAGCTCACGCACTCTCACCCTCCCAGCACAGCCCTACTCctgccctcttcaccacaaTGTGAGGAGCCTCATAATCCTACGCAGCAACTGATGAATGTGGAGGCCAGTCTAAGGGCCAATCAGGAGAAGATCTCAACTTTACTAAACATCATTCAGGACCTGGAGATGAATCAAGCAGTGAGCAAAGG CCGACGCTGTTTCCAAACAGGTCAGgacctgggagactgtcccacCTGCCAGGAGACAGCCTGCATCGTCTACAG ACAGCAGGAGAGGAGTTTCCAGAATATCCTCAAGTTTttggatgaagatgatgaacCCCAGCCCAATGTTCCGCCCGCTCTCTCTTTAAACCTTCCACTCCCTCCCAAACTTCAGGCTGGAATCTCAGCCAAGTCAAAAGAAAAACGCAAGAAACTGTGCAAAAAACTGCACAAGAAACTGCTGAAGTGGATGTCACACAAATTTAAACCAAAGTAG
- the LOC114792576 gene encoding protein INSYN2B-like isoform X8, translated as MNVEASLRANQEKISTLLNIIQDLEMNQAVSKGFCLCFSRRCFQTGQDLGDCPTCQETACIVYSVEYDFRQQERSFQNILKFLDEDDEPQPNVPPALSLNLPLPPKLQAGISAKSKEKRKKLCKKLHKKLLKWMSHKFKPK; from the exons ATGAATGTGGAGGCCAGTCTAAGGGCCAATCAGGAGAAGATCTCAACTTTACTAAACATCATTCAGGACCTGGAGATGAATCAAGCAGTGAGCAAAGG tttctGTTTATGTTTCAGCCGACGCTGTTTCCAAACAGGTCAGgacctgggagactgtcccacCTGCCAGGAGACAGCCTGCATCGTCTACAG TGTGGAATATGATTTCAGACAGCAGGAGAGGAGTTTCCAGAATATCCTCAAGTTTttggatgaagatgatgaacCCCAGCCCAATGTTCCGCCCGCTCTCTCTTTAAACCTTCCACTCCCTCCCAAACTTCAGGCTGGAATCTCAGCCAAGTCAAAAGAAAAACGCAAGAAACTGTGCAAAAAACTGCACAAGAAACTGCTGAAGTGGATGTCACACAAATTTAAACCAAAGTAG
- the LOC114792576 gene encoding uncharacterized protein LOC114792576 isoform X1, with amino-acid sequence MCADPPNMGRKAADLSTPVPVLGVPALVGVRGWRSAEVDRPAGLAWSHQCSVAVQTSPVTRTLHSQVETKQPDRCISPLMNRVSKLSNGSIPQIDKVDKDRPMKGNVGRGTTNIDTDTKTKKGVTFEVLVNEITEDITSKSPKVDIKFYAKAIKTNPYLPSTSRNSKNLVRREHWYTNGSVVNSELIGGICSDTDETNSPPLQKSAQTKQRAVAHAGKRLPPGPPPCRAPPHICTHCGGRQAPTLQASLDQMKDLTFNTPAVIPIQTPGCQRPSTHRQSEGTIKSLTPRQVSRDCRLPPTRNGPTNTHFPLQPIININKDGKPNIHVSQTSMQEKDAKMTRVIPLFASNSLCTSLPPTTQIQPCPDRPPAHPPAPQAIMFSTVSQEKRTHFSTHHHSALFQATQLPWPNTLELIPQSDTSTSAWINAQNAGQPQTKIKMHSTCTNSSLTYSCSDLDSRLSTNKDARTCVRAHMPSDKHPKRTDGISVSPHKNMSHSHSSSSLKSAQNQYENANPPSTDCSIRHNDLFDHSDIKPQTNDSISAKDELIAENAHTKTECVKEPHTIINIHPLHKKDFMNLKPNHILHDTHLKHLIEDTPSASVHVKSQTIPSAETPPTAINIPHSGINTLKKTSVPFYPIPTSSNTEDMKQGLNFQHNSRHVMAKPASTAQTITGTKDMAPLKRHITLEAAKKLHLAHSWTQDCPQSVTLSHTGYIYSPENQEKNQQESSTATTTQPYIPNKLTHSHPPSTALLLPSSPQCEEPHNPTQQLMNVEASLRANQEKISTLLNIIQDLEMNQAVSKGFCLCFSRRCFQTGQDLGDCPTCQETACIVYSVEYDFRQQERSFQNILKFLDEDDEPQPNVPPALSLNLPLPPKLQAGISAKSKEKRKKLCKKLHKKLLKWMSHKFKPK; translated from the exons ATGTGTGCTGACCCCCCAAATATGGGTAGAAAGGCAGCAGATCTCAGTACTCCTGTGCCTGTGCTAGGAGTTCCTGCTCTGGTTGGGGTCCGTGGATGGAGGTCAGCAGAAGTAGACAGACCTGCTGGGTTGGCATGGAGCCACCAGTGCAGCGTTGCAGTCCAAACATCCCCTGTGACCCGGACCCTCCATTCACAAGTGGAGACAAAGCAACCAGACAGGTGCATTAGCCCATTAATGAACAGAGTCTCCAAACTCTCCAATGGAAGCATCCCTCAAATAGACAAAGTTGACAAAGACAGACCAATGAAAGGCAATGTTGGAAGAGGGACTACAAATATTGACACTGACACAAAAACCAAGAAGGGTGTAACTTTTGAAGTGCTGGTTAATGAAATTACTGAAGACATTACCTCCAAGAGTCCAAAAGTGGATATAAAGTTCTATGCAAAAGCTATAAAGACAAACCCCTACCTGCCTAGTACATCTCGCAATAGCAAAAACTTGGTGAGGCGAGAACATTGGTACACCAATGGCAGTGTGGTGAACTCAGAGTTGATTGGTGGAATATGCAGCGATACAGATGAGACAAATTCCCCTCCACTGCAGAAATCTGCTCAGACTAAGCAAAGGGCAGTGGCTCATGCTGGGAAGCGGCTGCCACCTGGTCCTCCACCATGCAGGGCTCCACCACATATCTGTACCCACTGTGGTGGGAGACAGGCACCCACTCTTCAGGCCTCTCTTGATCAGATGAAGGACCTTACCTTCAATACACCAGCTGTAATCCCTATCCAAACCCCAGGGTGCCAACGTCCCTCCACCCATAGACAATCTGAAGGAACCATCAAGTCCTTGACACCACGACAAGTGTCCAGAGACTGCAGATTACCACCCACACGCAATGGCCCGACTAACACACACTTTCCCCTGCAGCCCATCATTAATATAAACAAAGACGGCAAGCCAAACATACATGTTTCTCAGACGTCCATGCaagagaaagatgcaaaaatgacCAGGGTGATTCCATTATTTGCTTCCAACAGCCTTTGTACTTCTCTTCCACCTACCACACAAATTCAACCGTGTCCAGACAGACCACCGGCTCACCCACCAGCTCCTCAGGCCATCATGTTCTCAACTGTTTCCCAAgagaaaagaacacatttttcaaCTCACCACCATTCAGCACTTTTTCAAGCAACCCAGCTCCCCTGGCCCAACACTTTAGAGCTCATTCCACAATCCGACACCTCCACATCAGCATGGATCAATGCACAGAATGCTGGCCAACCTCAAACAAAAATCAAAATGCATTCCACCTGCACAAACTCTTCTCTAACATATTCCTGTAGTGATCTAGACTCTAGACTTTCAACCAATAAAGATGCCAGAACCTGTGTAAGAGCACACATGCCTTCTGACAAGCATCCGAAACGAACAGATGGGATCTCAGTCTCTCCTCACAAAAACATGTCCCATTCACATTCTTCATCTAGCCTGAAATCTGCACAAAACCAATATGAAAATGCTAACCCTCCATCAACTGATTGTAGCATAAGACACAATGATCTTTTTGACCATTCAGATATTAAACCACAAACAAATGATTCGATCAGTGCAAAAGATGAACTTATAGCtgaaaacgcacacacaaaaacagaatgtGTTAAGGAACCTCATACAATTATTAATATCCATCCTTTACACAAGAAAGACTTTATGAACCTCAAGCCCAATCACATACTTCATGACACCCACCTAAAGCACCTCATTGAGGACACACCTAGTGCATCTGTTCATGTTAAAAGTCAGACAATTCCATCAGCAGAAACACCTCCCACAGCCATTAACATACCACACTCAGGCATTAACACTCTGAAAAAAACTTCAGTTCCATTTTATCCCATCCCCACTTCATCAAATACAGAAGACATGAAGCAAGGTTTGAACTTTCAACACAATTCTAGACACGTAATGGCAAAACCAGCAAGTACAGCACAGACCATTACAGGTACTAAAGACATGGCACCTCTAAAAAGGCATATTACCTTGGAGGCAGCGAAAAAGTTGCACTTGGCTCATTCGTGGACCCAAGATTGTCCTCAGTCTGTCACCTTGTCCCACACAGggtacatttacagccctgAGAACCAGGAGAAGAACCAGCAAGAGTCCAGCACTGCCACAACTACCCAACCATACATCCCCAACAAGCTCACGCACTCTCACCCTCCCAGCACAGCCCTACTCctgccctcttcaccacaaTGTGAGGAGCCTCATAATCCTACGCAGCAACTGATGAATGTGGAGGCCAGTCTAAGGGCCAATCAGGAGAAGATCTCAACTTTACTAAACATCATTCAGGACCTGGAGATGAATCAAGCAGTGAGCAAAGG tttctGTTTATGTTTCAGCCGACGCTGTTTCCAAACAGGTCAGgacctgggagactgtcccacCTGCCAGGAGACAGCCTGCATCGTCTACAG TGTGGAATATGATTTCAGACAGCAGGAGAGGAGTTTCCAGAATATCCTCAAGTTTttggatgaagatgatgaacCCCAGCCCAATGTTCCGCCCGCTCTCTCTTTAAACCTTCCACTCCCTCCCAAACTTCAGGCTGGAATCTCAGCCAAGTCAAAAGAAAAACGCAAGAAACTGTGCAAAAAACTGCACAAGAAACTGCTGAAGTGGATGTCACACAAATTTAAACCAAAGTAG
- the LOC114792576 gene encoding uncharacterized protein LOC114792576 isoform X6: MNRVSKLSNGSIPQIDKVDKDRPMKGNVGRGTTNIDTDTKTKKGVTFEVLVNEITEDITSKSPKVDIKFYAKAIKTNPYLPSTSRNSKNLVRREHWYTNGSVVNSELIGGICSDTDETNSPPLQKSAQTKQRAVAHAGKRLPPGPPPCRAPPHICTHCGGRQAPTLQASLDQMKDLTFNTPAVIPIQTPGCQRPSTHRQSEGTIKSLTPRQVSRDCRLPPTRNGPTNTHFPLQPIININKDGKPNIHVSQTSMQEKDAKMTRVIPLFASNSLCTSLPPTTQIQPCPDRPPAHPPAPQAIMFSTVSQEKRTHFSTHHHSALFQATQLPWPNTLELIPQSDTSTSAWINAQNAGQPQTKIKMHSTCTNSSLTYSCSDLDSRLSTNKDARTCVRAHMPSDKHPKRTDGISVSPHKNMSHSHSSSSLKSAQNQYENANPPSTDCSIRHNDLFDHSDIKPQTNDSISAKDELIAENAHTKTECVKEPHTIINIHPLHKKDFMNLKPNHILHDTHLKHLIEDTPSASVHVKSQTIPSAETPPTAINIPHSGINTLKKTSVPFYPIPTSSNTEDMKQGLNFQHNSRHVMAKPASTAQTITGTKDMAPLKRHITLEAAKKLHLAHSWTQDCPQSVTLSHTGYIYSPENQEKNQQESSTATTTQPYIPNKLTHSHPPSTALLLPSSPQCEEPHNPTQQLMNVEASLRANQEKISTLLNIIQDLEMNQAVSKGFCLCFSRRCFQTGQDLGDCPTCQETACIVYSVEYDFRQQERSFQNILKFLDEDDEPQPNVPPALSLNLPLPPKLQAGISAKSKEKRKKLCKKLHKKLLKWMSHKFKPK, translated from the exons ATGAACAGAGTCTCCAAACTCTCCAATGGAAGCATCCCTCAAATAGACAAAGTTGACAAAGACAGACCAATGAAAGGCAATGTTGGAAGAGGGACTACAAATATTGACACTGACACAAAAACCAAGAAGGGTGTAACTTTTGAAGTGCTGGTTAATGAAATTACTGAAGACATTACCTCCAAGAGTCCAAAAGTGGATATAAAGTTCTATGCAAAAGCTATAAAGACAAACCCCTACCTGCCTAGTACATCTCGCAATAGCAAAAACTTGGTGAGGCGAGAACATTGGTACACCAATGGCAGTGTGGTGAACTCAGAGTTGATTGGTGGAATATGCAGCGATACAGATGAGACAAATTCCCCTCCACTGCAGAAATCTGCTCAGACTAAGCAAAGGGCAGTGGCTCATGCTGGGAAGCGGCTGCCACCTGGTCCTCCACCATGCAGGGCTCCACCACATATCTGTACCCACTGTGGTGGGAGACAGGCACCCACTCTTCAGGCCTCTCTTGATCAGATGAAGGACCTTACCTTCAATACACCAGCTGTAATCCCTATCCAAACCCCAGGGTGCCAACGTCCCTCCACCCATAGACAATCTGAAGGAACCATCAAGTCCTTGACACCACGACAAGTGTCCAGAGACTGCAGATTACCACCCACACGCAATGGCCCGACTAACACACACTTTCCCCTGCAGCCCATCATTAATATAAACAAAGACGGCAAGCCAAACATACATGTTTCTCAGACGTCCATGCaagagaaagatgcaaaaatgacCAGGGTGATTCCATTATTTGCTTCCAACAGCCTTTGTACTTCTCTTCCACCTACCACACAAATTCAACCGTGTCCAGACAGACCACCGGCTCACCCACCAGCTCCTCAGGCCATCATGTTCTCAACTGTTTCCCAAgagaaaagaacacatttttcaaCTCACCACCATTCAGCACTTTTTCAAGCAACCCAGCTCCCCTGGCCCAACACTTTAGAGCTCATTCCACAATCCGACACCTCCACATCAGCATGGATCAATGCACAGAATGCTGGCCAACCTCAAACAAAAATCAAAATGCATTCCACCTGCACAAACTCTTCTCTAACATATTCCTGTAGTGATCTAGACTCTAGACTTTCAACCAATAAAGATGCCAGAACCTGTGTAAGAGCACACATGCCTTCTGACAAGCATCCGAAACGAACAGATGGGATCTCAGTCTCTCCTCACAAAAACATGTCCCATTCACATTCTTCATCTAGCCTGAAATCTGCACAAAACCAATATGAAAATGCTAACCCTCCATCAACTGATTGTAGCATAAGACACAATGATCTTTTTGACCATTCAGATATTAAACCACAAACAAATGATTCGATCAGTGCAAAAGATGAACTTATAGCtgaaaacgcacacacaaaaacagaatgtGTTAAGGAACCTCATACAATTATTAATATCCATCCTTTACACAAGAAAGACTTTATGAACCTCAAGCCCAATCACATACTTCATGACACCCACCTAAAGCACCTCATTGAGGACACACCTAGTGCATCTGTTCATGTTAAAAGTCAGACAATTCCATCAGCAGAAACACCTCCCACAGCCATTAACATACCACACTCAGGCATTAACACTCTGAAAAAAACTTCAGTTCCATTTTATCCCATCCCCACTTCATCAAATACAGAAGACATGAAGCAAGGTTTGAACTTTCAACACAATTCTAGACACGTAATGGCAAAACCAGCAAGTACAGCACAGACCATTACAGGTACTAAAGACATGGCACCTCTAAAAAGGCATATTACCTTGGAGGCAGCGAAAAAGTTGCACTTGGCTCATTCGTGGACCCAAGATTGTCCTCAGTCTGTCACCTTGTCCCACACAGggtacatttacagccctgAGAACCAGGAGAAGAACCAGCAAGAGTCCAGCACTGCCACAACTACCCAACCATACATCCCCAACAAGCTCACGCACTCTCACCCTCCCAGCACAGCCCTACTCctgccctcttcaccacaaTGTGAGGAGCCTCATAATCCTACGCAGCAACTGATGAATGTGGAGGCCAGTCTAAGGGCCAATCAGGAGAAGATCTCAACTTTACTAAACATCATTCAGGACCTGGAGATGAATCAAGCAGTGAGCAAAGG tttctGTTTATGTTTCAGCCGACGCTGTTTCCAAACAGGTCAGgacctgggagactgtcccacCTGCCAGGAGACAGCCTGCATCGTCTACAG TGTGGAATATGATTTCAGACAGCAGGAGAGGAGTTTCCAGAATATCCTCAAGTTTttggatgaagatgatgaacCCCAGCCCAATGTTCCGCCCGCTCTCTCTTTAAACCTTCCACTCCCTCCCAAACTTCAGGCTGGAATCTCAGCCAAGTCAAAAGAAAAACGCAAGAAACTGTGCAAAAAACTGCACAAGAAACTGCTGAAGTGGATGTCACACAAATTTAAACCAAAGTAG